Part of the Musa acuminata AAA Group cultivar baxijiao chromosome BXJ3-10, Cavendish_Baxijiao_AAA, whole genome shotgun sequence genome, TGAAGCAAAATTTAAAAGGAAGACTTTAAATCATGTATTTTAATGGCTTTGACTTTAGTTTATGCTGAACTGTGATcactctctaatttttttttgaaaacgaaaattttattaaaaatcacCCAGGATCAGAGATATCTGAAAGTAAAGCTATCTCCTCTGATGGAGGAGGAACAAGAGATCTTGCAGCATTGGCAAGATTATGAGCAGAAGTATTTTGTGAACGGTCGATATGAGCCCATCCTTGATCATTCTCTAATTTAGAATCACTTGAAGCAATAGAAGAAATCATATGCCCACTTGCATCGGAATCTAGAATGCTCAATTAAGGCAATAATCATGTTTGCTTGTAGTGGGACACAGCAGGACAGGAGCGGTTCAGGACCATAACAAGCAGTTACTATCGTGGAGCGCATGGCATCATTGTAAGAGTTTTTTCCCCTAAGTAGTTACTTTTCTGGTTAAGTTGTAGTAGCCATGTCTTTATCCTTGTTTGTGTTTGCTTCAGATACTTAAATGACTACTTATAATCAGATTCTTCTTACTAACTCAATTTCCTTCACATGTTTTTCTTCTTGTCATAGAGAACCTAGCCATGGAATCAAGTATTAAGCCACCGTTAGGCAGTTTTAGTTTAGAATTGCAAAGAACACACACATAACATGTGGAAAGTTCATTGCTTGTTTCCTTTTGCTGCCAATATAGGGCACTATGATACTTGCTTCTGCTAGGGATGGTTTAATAAGATACCTGAATTATCTGTCAGGCTTTGAAATCTCTCAAACTTGAAAACGCATAGGAAGTGGCTATTGGTACTTCGAATTTCTTGGGTTAATCTAAAGAAGATTTTATTTCTTCACTTAATCTTTAAAATGCATTGGGGATAATGGTTTACTTACATCTGATGTCTTAAGGCTTCCTCCAGATTGTTTATGACATTACAGAGATGGAAAGTTTCGACAATATCAGGCAGTGGCTAAGTGAGATTGACAGATATGCTAACGATAGTGTGTGCAAGCTTCTTGTTGGAAACAAATGTGATTTAGTTGAGAACAGAGTTGTGGAAATGGAGAAGGCAAAGGTAATGATATCTACTATTTTTAACAAATAAGTGTTCTACTTCTGAATTTGGTCTATCATACTGTTGCAGTGCCTAAAAGTTAAAAACCAAAACCAGAAAATGACAATCATTTCTAGTATATTTACAGAGGATACAAAGAAAATGCGACTTTATAAGCAAGTATTAATGAAATTGGAATTTTGTATGTGTAGTTCAGCTGAGATCCATTATTCCATATATGTACCGGAGTAGCGGAGTTTCTACTTCGGTTTTATTTCTCTTCTTCAAACATTCTGATGGTGACCTATGGGTTAAAGAACTTTAAATCATTATTGTTAAGACAGCATTGATTTATAAACATAAGGGGCAGCAAAAATTGATCGATGACATGGCCAACAAGTTTGAACCCTGGATGCCTTATTTGAATACATGATGTAATGCAGGCATTTGCAGATTCACTTTGTATTCCTTTTATTGAGACAAGTGCAAAGGATTCAATCAATGTGGAGAAGGCTTTCTTAACCATGTGTGCTGAAATAAAGAAAAGGTTAAAACTACTGACTCATCTTTATTAACTGCTGCAGTCCTTTCCACATCTTCTGGTTGGCTTGTTTGTCTTATCACAATTTTGGAGCTAATAATTCGAGCTTTTCTAATTCTTGTACATATAAATGACACCATGAAGTGTCATGTTCTTGGAGAAATTCATGGAAGTATTTACTCTTATGCCATATAGTATATCAAACATTTACTCTTATACCATGTCATCATCTGTTTCTTAATTCATACAATTCTCAAATAGTAGTCTATTTAGTCCATAGTAGCTAACATTTATATCTGTTACTCCTATAGCAGAATGGGAAACCAACACAGTGCACAGAGAGCACCATCTACCACTGTCCAGATGAAAGGCCAACCTATTCAGCAGAAGAGCAGCTGTTGCAGTTAATCCTGTTATACCTGTGCATCTTGTTTGGAAGAAATGTGACATCAGTTTGGACAATCAAGCAACTAAATAAGCATACATCAATATTAAATGTTGGAAGATCCTAAATGACTTGTGTTCTGTCTACAAAATATATGACCTCACATCTTTCTTAGCCTGTGATCTATTTATTACACAGATTGCCAGAACCTTACTTACCTActgtttatattttgataatcCATGCCTCCATCACAAGGATCACACTGCAGATTCTATCAAAGCATTCATAGGCACACATTTAAACCTTTTATGATTGCTGTTATGATGGAAAACCAAGCAATTCCATCCATGTAGTAACAAAGAGACTGAAAGCAAATATATTGAGCATCAACAACAAGAAGGAAATCACTCTAGCAAGCAGCTAACTGGATTTACATCAAGCAAAAGCAGACTGTAGAAACTCCGAGCGCATAATACCACTACGTTGAGCAACATTGCCTGCTTGTGCTGGAGTCTGATGCTGCGATCGTGATGGCCTTGCCTTCTCTCATACCCCCTGCGGGTCCTTGCGCAGGCGCCTCGGAAGAGATGTTCTTCTTGCTGATGACTCGATATATCTCAGCAAGGATAACTCGGAAGGCCTTCTCCACGTTTGTAGCCTCCAAGGCAGATGTCTCAAGAAACGAAAGCCCCTCTCTCTCAGCGAAGCTCTGggcctcctccgagtccaccgctCGAAGGTGCTCGAGGTCGGTCTTGTTGCCAATAAGCATAACCACGATGTTGGAGTC contains:
- the LOC135650719 gene encoding GTP-binding protein YPTM1-like isoform X4 produces the protein MGLAKLTKIRTAELDGKTVKLQIWDTAGQERFRTITSSYYRGAHGIIIVYDITEMESFDNIRQWLSEIDRYANDSVCKLLVGNKCDLVENRVVEMEKAKAFADSLCIPFIETSAKDSINVEKAFLTMCAEIKKSRMGNQHSAQRAPSTTVQMKGQPIQQKSSCCS
- the LOC135650719 gene encoding ras-related protein RABD1-like isoform X2 — its product is MSNEYDYLFKLLLIGDSSVGKSCLLLRFADDSYVDSYISTIGVDFWDTAGQERFRTITSSYYRGAHGIIIVYDITEMESFDNIRQWLSEIDRYANDSVCKLLVGNKCDLVENRVVEMEKAKAFADSLCIPFIETSAKDSINVEKAFLTMCAEIKKRMGNQHSAQRAPSTTVQMKGQPIQQKSSCCS
- the LOC135650719 gene encoding GTP-binding protein YPTM1-like isoform X3 is translated as MSNEYDYLFKLLLIGDSSVGKSCLLLRFAWDTAGQERFRTITSSYYRGAHGIIIVYDITEMESFDNIRQWLSEIDRYANDSVCKLLVGNKCDLVENRVVEMEKAKAFADSLCIPFIETSAKDSINVEKAFLTMCAEIKKSRMGNQHSAQRAPSTTVQMKGQPIQQKSSCCS
- the LOC135650719 gene encoding ras-related protein RIC1-like isoform X5; translation: MGLAKLTKIRTAELDGKTVKLQIWDTAGQERFRTITSSYYRGAHGIIIVYDITEMESFDNIRQWLSEIDRYANDSVCKLLVGNKCDLVENRVVEMEKAKAFADSLCIPFIETSAKDSINVEKAFLTMCAEIKKRMGNQHSAQRAPSTTVQMKGQPIQQKSSCCS
- the LOC135650719 gene encoding GTP-binding protein YPTM1-like isoform X1; translated protein: MSNEYDYLFKLLLIGDSSVGKSCLLLRFADDSYVDSYISTIGVDFWDTAGQERFRTITSSYYRGAHGIIIVYDITEMESFDNIRQWLSEIDRYANDSVCKLLVGNKCDLVENRVVEMEKAKAFADSLCIPFIETSAKDSINVEKAFLTMCAEIKKSRMGNQHSAQRAPSTTVQMKGQPIQQKSSCCS